A stretch of Ipomoea triloba cultivar NCNSP0323 chromosome 11, ASM357664v1 DNA encodes these proteins:
- the LOC115995631 gene encoding dynein light chain 4, axonemal-like produces the protein MHQTKSSAGAGAKHRRAPPPDPTIIRTVSEHNKSLSATHLLHPPSTVIHSVALGKSKSQRKATQQKSSDESKKKEKCEIELMTHLFSHHNPNPNNNAKVVSVDMPPFMQIHALNFATKAYHTLQNITPKALALTLKKEFDGVYGAAWHCIVGSSFGSFVTHSVGGFIYFSMDHKLYVLLFKTSIKRPT, from the exons ATGCACCAAACCAAATCctccgccggcgccggcgccaaGCACCGCCGCGCACCACCCCCAGATCCCACCATCATCCGTACCGTCTCCGAACACAATAAATCCCTCTCTGCAACTCATTTGCTGCACCCACCTTCAACTGTTATCCACTCAGTAGCTTTGGGCAAATCAAAGAGCCAGCGCAAAGCAACGCAGCAGAAGAGCAGTGATGAAAGCAAGAAGAAGGAAAAGTGTGAGATTGAGTTGATGACTCATCTCTTCTCTCATCACAACCCTAACCCTAATAATAATGCGAAGGTTGTGTCAGTGGACATGCCTCCATTTATGCAGATTCATGCTCTCAATTTTGCCACAAAGGCATATCATACCTTGCAAAACATCACTCCTAAGGCCCTTGCTCTCACCCTCAAAAAG GAATTTGATGGGGTATATGGAGCAGCCTGGCACTGTATAGTAGGGAGCAGTTTTGGGTCATTTGTGACACATTCTGTAGGTGGCTTCATATATTTCTCAATGGATCATAAgctatatgtactcttgttcAAGACCTCTATAAAGAGACCAACTTGA
- the LOC115996412 gene encoding AAA-ATPase At3g28580-like, whose product MIAAMAMLQSWGSAGTAIASFLFVWDMIRRHLPPELLRVLERWTRKLRVVFNPYVQISISEYMNRNLKPHDAYAAVEAYLSVNSVKEAKRLKAEMITGADKLVLSMDENEKVNDEFHGAKVQWISGKLEARQREHYPEVDKRYYKLIFHKKHREMITGPYLDHVVRTGKEIQTRYKKQKLYTNSHSKTTWSHIVFDHPASFEKLAMDRERKQEIVEDLITFREGREFYERIGKAWKRGYLLYGPPGTGKSTMIASMANLLNYDIYDLELTSVRDNTDLRRLLAETTSKSIIVIEDIDCSLDLTGKRKKILEKKTEGGTEKSKKEALSKDTEDGSSRVTLSGLLNFIDGLWSACSGERIIVFTTNYVHKLDPALTRRGRMDKHIELSYCSFEGFKVLARNYLGLESHPLFESIRLLMKETRITPADVAENLMPKSRKEVAERCLRNLVQTLERAKEKQRSDKGKEELEDNEPITEDKLEEKQETRNADETIELNAV is encoded by the coding sequence ATGATAGCGGCGATGGCGATGCTGCAGAGCTGGGGAAGCGCTGGCACCGCGATCGCCAGCTTCCTCTTCGTGTGGGATATGATTAGGAGACACCTCCCGCCAGAGCTGCTTCGCGTCCTGGAAAGATGGACGCGCAAGCTCAGGGTCGTTTTCAATCCATACGTTCAAATCTCGATCAGCGAGTACATGAACAGGAATCTGAAGCCTCATGATGCATATGCAGCAGTGGAGGCTTATCTCAGTGTCAATTCAGTGAAAGAAGCCAAGAGACTGAAAGCTGAGATGATTACTGGTGCAGACAAGCTGGTGTTGAGCATGGATGAGAACGAGAAGGTTAATGATGAGTTCCACGGGGCGAAAGTGCAGTGGATTTCTGGGAAACTTGAGGCGCGTCAAAGGGAACACTATCCCGAGGTAGATAAGAGATATTACAAGCTAATTTTCCATAAGAAACATCGGGAGATGATCACAGGGCCTTACTTGGACCATGTAGTAAGGACGGGGAAAGAGATTCAAACACGATACAAGAAGCAAAAGCTTTACACAAATAGCCACAGCAAGACTACGTGGAGCCATATCGTGTTTGATCATCCAGCTAGCTTCGAGAAGCTGGCAATGGATCGAGAGAGAAAGCAGGAGATTGTGGAAGATTTGATTACTTTCAGGGAGGGCAGGGAGTTTTATGAAAGAATTGGCAAAGCATGGAAGCGGGGCTATCTACTGTATGGCCCCCCAGGAACTGGGAAATCGACTATGATTGCTTCAATGGCAAACTTACTGAATTATGATATCTATGATCTCGAGCTAACTTCTGTGCGGGACAACACAGATCTGAGGAGGCTATTGGCAGAGACAACTAGTAAATCAATAATCGTGATTGAGGACATTGACTGCTCGCTTGATCTTACtggtaaaagaaagaaaattttagagAAGAAAACAGAAGGAGGCACTGAAAAGAGCAAGAAAGAAGCGCTCTCCAAAGACACTGAAGACGGTTCAAGCAGAGTCACTCTTTCAGGACTACTGAATTTCATAGATGGTCTATGGTCTGCCTGCAGTGGAGAGAGAATAATTGTGTTCACTACTAACTATGTTCATAAGCTGGATCCAGCTCTAACAAGAAGGGGAAGAATGGACAAACATATCGAGCTATCTTATTGTAGTTTTGAGGGATTTAAAGTGCTCGCAAGGAACTACCTGGGATTGGAATCACATCCCTTGTTTGAATCAATCAGGTTGTTAATGAAAGAGACAAGGATCACACCTGCAGACGTTGCGGAGAACCTCATGCCCAAATCGCGCAAGGAAGTTGCAGAGAGATGCCTCCGGAATCTGGTTCAAACTCTTGAACGAGCCAAAGAAAAACAGAGATCAGACAAAGGCAAAGAAGAATTAGAAGACAATGAGCCAATAACGGAAGACAAGTTGGAAGAAAAACAAGAAACTAGAAATGCAGATGAAACAATTGAGTTGAATGCTGTGTAA
- the LOC115996411 gene encoding protein NUCLEAR FUSION DEFECTIVE 4-like, producing MEERLRSSSGKWIAAVASIWIQCSCGASYAFGIYSPVLKSSQEYDQSTLDTVSVFKDIGANAGILSGLLYSAVCNSTSPRRGPWLVHLAGAIQCFLGYFFIWLAVVGTIPRPPVPVMSLFMFIAAHAQTFFNTANVVTVVQNFPEYSGTVVGIMKGFLGLSGAILIQVSQTLFNNNPSAFILMLSLLPTLTTLVLMCLVRVHQTPPGNDEKHLNKFLIISLVVATYLLSLRLLEDIFIFPQWVLILTFVVLLVLLFSPFGIAVKAQKESSWSTTNATTPLLNDPEKLAAGDFMDVKEVPTDTIKRKGSSMPQAVEEINPLQAMCTINFWLLFVAMICGMGSGLATINNISQIGESLGYTTLQRSTLVSLWSIWNFLGRLGAGYLSDIFLLRRGCPRPVFIALTLAAMTAGHITIAAGFPGNLYVGSLVVGICYGSQWSLMPTITKEIFGVLHMGTIFNTISIASPVGSYILSVRVIGYIYDKEASGTVNSCYGTKCFMLSYFILASVSLFGCLVALALLIRTRRFYSQALLR from the exons ATGGAGGAGCGCCTCCGCAGCAGCAGCGGCAAATGGATAGCGGCGGTGGCGAGCATATGGATTCAGTGCAGCTGCGGCGCATCCTACGCCTTCGGTATCTACTCGCCTGTCCTCAAATCCTCCCAGGAATACGATCAATCCACCCTTGACACCGTATCCGTCTTCAAGGACATCGGCGCCAACGCCGGCATTCTCTCCGGCCTCCTCTACTCCGCCGTCTGCAATTCCACCTCCCCCCGCAGAGGTCCCTGGTTGGTCCACCTCGCCGGAGCCATCCAGTGCTTCCTTGGCTATTTCTTCATATGGCTCGCCGTCGTCGGCACCATCCCCCGCCCGCCCGTGCCGGTTATGTCCCTCTTCATGTTCATCGCCGCTCATGCGCAGACATTTTTCAATACGGCAAATGTTGTTACGGTTGTTCAGAATTTCCCGGAGTATAGCGGCACCGTCGTAGGAATCATGAAG GGCTTTCTTGGCTTGAGTGGAGCAATACTAATACAAGTGTCTCAGACATTATTCAACAACAACCCAAGCGCATTTATTTTGATGCTTTCATTATTGCCAACTCTAACGACCCTTGTGCTCATGTGCTTGGTGAGAGTCCATCAGACACCTCCTGGCAATGATGAGAAACATTTGAATAAGTTCTTGATTATTTCATTGGTTGTTGCAACATATCTTCTGTCTTTAAGGCTCTTGGAGGACATCTTCATCTTCCCGCAATGGGTACTAATTCTTACATTTGTAGTGCTCCTTGTTCTACTCTTTTCACCTTTTGGCATTGCCGTCAAAGCCCAAAAAGAAAGCTCATGGAGTACAACTAATGCAACAACGCCATTGTTAAATGACCCTGAGAAATTGGCAGCAGGAGATTTCATGGATGTTAAAGAAGTGCCCACCGATACAATAAAACGCAAGGGCAGCTCTATGCCACAGGCTGTAGAGGAAATTAATCCATTGCAAGCCATGTGCACTATCAACTTCTGGCTGTTGTTTGTTGCTATGATATGTGGAATGGGCTCAGGACTTGCCACAATAAATAACATCAGCCAGATAGGAGAATCACTTGGCTACACAACACTGCAGAGAAGTACATTGGTTTCACTATGGAGTATTTGGAATTTTCTTGGTCGTCTTGGAGCAGGATATCTCTCGGACATTTTTCTGCTCAGAAGAGGTTGCCCAAGGCCAGTTTTTATCGCTCTCACACTAGCAGCCATGACTGCTGGCCATATCACCATTGCCGCTGGTTTCCCTGGAAATTTATACGTGGGTTCCCTAGTAGTTGGCATTTGCTATGGTTCACAATGGTCATTGATGCCTACCATAACCAAAGAGATATTCGGAGTTCTGCATATGGGTACTATATTCAATACAATCTCCATAGCCAGTCCTGTTGGGTCATATATACTGTCTGTTAGAGTAATTGGCTATATATATGATAAAGAGGCATCAGGAACTGTGAATTCTTGCTATGGGACCAAATGCTTCATGTTATCCTATTTTATATTGGCATCAGTAAGCCTGTTTGGTTGTCTAGTTGCTTTGGCATTGTTAATCAGGACAAGAAGGTTTTACTCCCAAGCATTGCTGAGATGA
- the LOC115996804 gene encoding calcium-dependent protein kinase 10-like gives MGNCNACIRPQQQSTSKKNKKSKERRPNPYADSPAPIRVLKDFIPKTRISDKYTLGRELGRGEFGVTYLCTERATREALACKSISKNKLRTAVDIEDVRREVAIMSTLPDHPNIVKLRATYEDDEAVHLVMELCEGGELFDRIVARGHYSERAAAAVAKTIAEVVRMCHANGVMHRDLKPENFLFANKKENSMLKAIDFGLSVFFKPGERFSEIVGSPYYMAPEVLKRNYGPEVDIWSAGVILYILICGVPPFWAETEQGVALAILRGVIDFKREPWPQVSESAKILVRQMLEPDPKKRLTAQQVLDHPWIQNAKKAPNAPLGDVVRTRLKQFSLMNKFKKKALRVIAEYLTIDEVEVIREMFTMVDTDGDGKVTYEELKAGLRKVGSQLAEPEIKLLMDVADVDGNGLLDYGEFVAVIIHLQRMENDEHFHRAFLFFDKDGNGYIDLDELRVALADESGECDISVLNEIMREVDSDKDGQISYEEFVAMMKTGTDWRKASRQYSRERFKSLSLNLMKDGSVQLQDGLTGETVVV, from the exons ATGGGGAACTGCAACGCCTGTATAAGACCACAACAACAATCCACCAGCAAGAAGAACAAAAAGAGCAAAGAACGCCGCCCCAACCCCTACGCAGATTCCCCCGCTCCAATTCGCGTCCTAAAAGATTTCATCCCCAAAACCCGAATCTCCGACAAGTACACCCTCGGCCGGGAACTGGGTCGGGGCGAGTTCGGCGTCACCTACCTCTGCACCGAGCGGGCCACCCGCGAAGCCCTGGCCTGCAAGTCCATCTCCAAGAACAAGCTCCGCACCGCCGTGGACATCGAGGACGTCCGCCGCGAAGTCGCCATAATGTCGACCCTCCCCGACCACCCCAACATCGTCAAGCTCCGGGCCACCTACGAGGACGACGAGGCGGTCCACTTGGTCATGGAGCTTTGCGAAGGGGGCGAGCTTTTCGACAGAATCGTGGCGCGTGGGCATTACAGTGAAAgagccgccgccgccgtggCCAAGACCATAGCGGAGGTGGTGCGTATGTGTCACGCTAATGGAgttatgcatcgagacttgaaGCCTGAGAATTTCTTGTTTGCTAATAAGAAAGAGAACTCTATGCTTAAAGCTATTGATTTTGGCTTGTCTGTATTTTTCAAGCCTG GTGAGAGATTTTCTGAGATTGTGGGGAGTCCATACTACATGGCACCTGAGGTTTTGAAGAGGAATTATGGACCAGAGGTTGATATTTGGAGTGCTGGGGTTATCCTTTACATTTTGATATGTGGGGTTCCTCCATTCTGGGCTG AAACTGAACAAGGGGTTGCTCTTGCGATTTTGAGGGGAGTGATTGATTTCAAGAGAGAACCGTGGCCTCAAGTTTCTGAAAGTGCGAAAATTCTAGTTAGGCAGATGCTCGAACCAGACCCCAAAAAGCGGTTAACTGCCCAACAAGTACTAG ACCACCCTTGGATTCAAAATGCTAAGAAAGCTCCAAATGCTCCTTTGGGTGATGTAGTCAGGACACGTCTGAAGCAGTTTTCTCTTATGaataaattcaaaaagaaaGCACTGCGG GTAATTGCAGAATACTTAACCATTGATGAGGTAGAAGTAATCAGAGAAATGTTCACGATGGTGGACACGGATGGTGATGGGAAAGTAACGTATGAAGAACTAAAAGCTGGACTCCGGAAAGTTGGGTCCCAGTTGGCAGAGCCCGAGATAAAGTTACTGATGGATGTG GCTGATGTTGACGGTAATGGTCTCCTGGACTATGGGGAGTTTGTAGCAGTTATAATCCACCTACAGAGAATGGAGAATGACGAGCATTTCCACAGAGCGTTCTTGTTTTTTGACAAAGATGGAAACGGGTACATTGATCTTGATGAGCTAAGAGTAGCTTTGGCTGATGAATCGGGTGAATGTGACATCAGTGTACTGAATGAGATTATGCGAGAAGTTGATTCAGATAAG GACGGTCAAATTAGTTACGAGGAGTTTGTTGCAATGATGAAAACGGGAACTGACTGGAGAAAGGCATCTCGGCAATACTCGAGAGAAAGGTTCAAGAGCCTCAGCCTTAATCTGATGAAGGATGGATCTGTGCAGCTTCAAGATGGGCTAACCGGCGAAACTGTTGTGGTTTGA